A genomic segment from Colletotrichum higginsianum IMI 349063 chromosome 5, whole genome shotgun sequence encodes:
- a CDS encoding Rho3 protein, with protein sequence MPLCGGSKTVQRKLVLLYFPTVYEPTVFENYVHDIFVDNVHIELSLWDTAGQEEFDRLRSLSYDDTDLIMLCYSVDSKDSLENVESKWVGEIADNCPGVKLVLVALKCDLREADNEEEEGAEGQQREKRPMINYEQGLEVARRINALRYLECSAMRNRGVNEAFTEAARVALSVKKDREESQCVVM encoded by the exons ATGCCTTTGTGTGGAGGATCCAAGACTGTCCAGCGCAAACTGGTTCTTCT CTACTTCCCGACTGTCTACGAGCCCACCGTCTTCGAGAACTACGTCCACG ATATCTTCGTTGACAATGTCCACATCGAGCTTTCCCTCTGGGATACTGCCGGTCAGGAGGAGTTCGACCGCCTTCGCAGCCTGTCCTACG ATGACACCGACTTGATCATGCTCTGCTACAGCGTCGACAGCAAAGACTCCCTGGAGAACGTCGAGAGCAAGTGGGTTGGCGAGATCGCTGACAACTGCCCTGGCGTCAAGCTCGTCCTGGTCGCCCTCAAGTGCGATCTTCGCGAGGCCGacaacgaggaggaggagggcgccgagggccagcagcgCGAAAAGCGTCCCATGATCAACTATGAGCAAGGTCTGGAGGTCGCCCGTCGCATCAACGCCCTCCGCTACCTAGAGTGCTCAGCTATGCGCAACCGCGGCGTTAACGAGGCCTTCACTGAGGCCGCCCGCGTCGCACTCAGTGTCAAGAAGGATCGCGAGGAATCTCAGTGCGTCGTCATGTGA